A genome region from Geminicoccus roseus DSM 18922 includes the following:
- a CDS encoding carbohydrate ABC transporter permease, producing MSILKRLTEPKSLETMSPLGAVLVYGGLIVWSLVVLFPLYWIVITSLKLPIHVSAGPVYLPFIDFLPSLHAWEYIFVDLGNDTLRPYMNSIVVAFVSTALAMLIGSMAAYALSRLEFAPKFGSILLFILLGALMIVAVAGFGVPWWIAAVVALALFLLLARAAGRTMRASLGNGDILFWIISQRILPPVVAALPIYVMFQTIGLLDTRTALIATYTTVNLPIVVWLMYDFFVTIPKDLEESASLDGASRFAIFFGIVLPLARPGLVATSLLVLILAWNEYLLALFLSSANAQTMPVLVAAQNATRGPQWWYMSVLILLMILPVIFLTLLLQRFIAKGMLLGAVKG from the coding sequence ATGAGCATCCTGAAGCGGCTGACCGAGCCGAAGTCCTTGGAAACGATGTCGCCACTGGGCGCTGTGCTGGTCTATGGCGGGCTGATCGTCTGGAGCCTGGTGGTCCTGTTCCCGCTCTACTGGATCGTGATCACCTCGCTGAAGCTGCCGATCCACGTCTCGGCTGGGCCGGTCTACCTGCCGTTCATCGACTTCCTGCCCTCGCTGCACGCCTGGGAGTACATCTTCGTCGATCTCGGCAACGACACGCTGCGCCCCTACATGAACTCGATCGTGGTGGCGTTCGTCTCCACCGCGCTGGCGATGCTGATCGGCTCCATGGCGGCCTATGCGCTCTCCCGCCTGGAGTTCGCGCCGAAGTTCGGCTCGATCCTGCTGTTCATCCTGCTGGGCGCCCTGATGATCGTCGCGGTGGCGGGCTTCGGCGTGCCCTGGTGGATCGCGGCGGTGGTGGCCCTGGCGCTGTTCCTGCTGCTGGCGCGCGCCGCCGGGCGGACCATGCGCGCCTCGCTCGGCAACGGCGACATCCTGTTCTGGATCATTTCGCAGCGCATCCTGCCGCCGGTGGTGGCCGCGCTGCCGATCTACGTGATGTTCCAGACGATCGGCCTGCTCGACACCCGCACCGCCCTGATCGCCACATACACCACGGTCAACCTGCCGATCGTGGTCTGGCTGATGTACGACTTCTTCGTCACCATCCCCAAGGACCTGGAGGAAAGCGCGTCGCTGGACGGCGCCTCGCGCTTCGCGATCTTTTTCGGGATCGTCCTGCCCCTGGCCAGGCCCGGCCTGGTGGCGACCAGCCTGCTCGTGCTGATCCTGGCCTGGAACGAGTACCTGCTGGCCCTGTTCCTTTCCAGCGCCAACGCCCAGACCATGCCGGTGCTGGTCGCCGCCCAGAACGCCACCCGCGGCCCGCAATGGTGGTACATGAGCGTGCTGATCCTGCTCATGATCCTGCCGGTGATCTTCCTCACCCTTCTCCTGCAGCGATTCATCGCCAAGGGCATGCTGCTCGGCGCGGTGAAGGGCTGA
- a CDS encoding carbohydrate ABC transporter permease, giving the protein MAMTPSATERMVAAPPERESLQDWMDRQAGRMFILPAVILILGFSIFPLIASAYLALSRFKLAPGGYTLSYIGFLNFKKMFTGSQQFHLLGTFGTVSLLGWTIMGATIALFVWFFAHYVRHQRVTVVGLIGRTITAVTAIALSVLVATNLTDAGQLGTIGVTLFYVVCGVALQFAIGLGLALLCAKPIRGRSFFRVLFFVPLMVTPVGIAYTFRMLADTAVGPFAPLWHWLGYAQTSWSADAWSARFVVLIGDSWQWIPFIFIVLLAAVESQPRDEVEAAQLDGASGWQIFRDITWPSIAPVAATVVLIRTIEAFKIIDLPNVLTNGGPGIATESLTLHAFIEWRALNLGGSAAVAYVLLFLATITCVSFFNFVVKPMRGART; this is encoded by the coding sequence ATGGCCATGACGCCTTCGGCCACCGAACGGATGGTGGCAGCTCCGCCGGAGCGCGAGAGCCTTCAGGACTGGATGGACCGGCAGGCAGGCCGGATGTTCATCCTGCCCGCGGTGATCCTGATCCTGGGCTTTTCGATCTTTCCCCTGATCGCCTCGGCCTACCTGGCCCTGTCGCGCTTCAAGCTGGCGCCGGGCGGCTACACGCTGAGCTATATCGGCTTCCTGAACTTCAAGAAGATGTTCACCGGCTCCCAGCAGTTCCATCTGCTGGGCACGTTCGGCACGGTGAGCCTGCTCGGCTGGACGATCATGGGCGCGACCATCGCCCTGTTCGTCTGGTTCTTCGCCCACTACGTCCGCCACCAGCGGGTCACCGTGGTCGGGCTGATCGGGCGGACCATCACCGCTGTCACCGCGATCGCGCTCTCGGTGCTGGTGGCGACCAACCTGACCGACGCGGGCCAGCTCGGTACGATCGGCGTCACCCTGTTCTACGTGGTCTGCGGCGTCGCCCTGCAGTTCGCGATCGGCTTGGGCCTGGCCCTGCTGTGCGCCAAGCCGATCCGTGGCCGCAGCTTCTTCCGGGTGCTGTTCTTCGTGCCGCTGATGGTGACCCCGGTCGGCATCGCCTACACCTTCCGGATGCTGGCCGACACCGCGGTCGGCCCGTTCGCGCCCTTGTGGCACTGGCTGGGCTATGCGCAGACATCCTGGTCGGCGGATGCCTGGAGCGCCCGGTTCGTGGTCCTGATCGGCGACAGCTGGCAGTGGATCCCGTTCATCTTCATTGTGCTCCTGGCCGCGGTGGAGAGCCAGCCGCGCGACGAGGTCGAGGCGGCGCAGCTGGACGGGGCGAGCGGCTGGCAGATCTTCCGCGACATCACCTGGCCGTCGATCGCGCCTGTGGCCGCCACGGTCGTGCTGATTCGCACCATCGAGGCGTTCAAGATCATCGACCTGCCGAACGTGCTCACCAATGGCGGGCCGGGCATCGCCACCGAATCCCTGACGCTGCACGCCTTCATCGAGTGGCGGGCGCTCAACCTCGGCGGCTCGGCCGCGGTCGCCTACGTGCTCCTGTTCCTCGCGACCATCACCTGCGTCTCGTTCTTCAACTTCGTGGTGAAGCCCATGCGGGGGGCCAGGACATGA
- a CDS encoding ABC transporter substrate-binding protein, protein MKLRNWIASAAMAGVAAAALPAFAAEFDGVTVNILTQTGPAISGPMQARAPEFEKMTGAKINVITVPFSDIYQKLLTDWTTQTNSIDAAVFAPQWMVDYAAAGFLEDLTERMADDQDLQQDDIAPFFRDFSQKYDGKTYMMTFDGDFHMIFYRTDVLEELGKQPPKTWEDYLDIAEAAHGKDLNGDGTPDFGSCIGKKRNAQGYWFITSVASPYVQSQGTSQGAFFQTDEDMTPLIDNAGFKKALEVYKETSKYGPPDELNLDVSDTRVMFVAGRCALSMDWGDIGPMSVDPSMSKVVGKVGATILPGSDQVVDRETGEFVACDDQTCPHAIDGLNHAPYAAFGGWGGGINTNADPKVKDAAYAFFSYLTQPEQSNEDVKKGQTGFNPYRMSQLDEVDAWAEMGMGKENAESYLGAIKTSLNSPNMILDLRIPQNQRYQQVVLDTAVARYLAGELDVDQAVEAIVEGWNEVNEELGTEEQLESYKATIGAQ, encoded by the coding sequence ATGAAGCTTCGCAATTGGATCGCCAGCGCTGCCATGGCGGGCGTCGCCGCGGCAGCACTGCCGGCGTTCGCCGCCGAGTTCGACGGCGTGACCGTGAACATCCTGACCCAGACCGGCCCCGCCATTTCCGGGCCGATGCAGGCGCGCGCGCCCGAGTTCGAGAAGATGACCGGCGCGAAGATCAACGTGATCACCGTGCCCTTCTCGGACATCTACCAGAAGCTTCTCACCGACTGGACCACCCAGACCAACTCGATCGACGCCGCCGTGTTCGCGCCCCAGTGGATGGTGGACTACGCCGCGGCCGGGTTCCTCGAGGACCTGACCGAGCGGATGGCCGACGACCAGGACCTGCAGCAGGACGACATCGCGCCGTTCTTCCGCGACTTCTCGCAGAAGTACGACGGCAAGACCTACATGATGACGTTCGACGGCGACTTCCACATGATCTTCTACCGCACGGACGTGCTGGAGGAGCTCGGCAAGCAGCCGCCGAAGACCTGGGAGGACTATCTGGACATTGCTGAAGCCGCGCACGGCAAGGACCTGAACGGCGATGGCACGCCGGACTTCGGCTCGTGCATCGGCAAGAAGCGCAACGCGCAGGGCTACTGGTTCATCACCTCGGTGGCGAGCCCCTACGTCCAGTCCCAGGGCACCAGCCAGGGCGCGTTCTTCCAGACCGACGAGGACATGACCCCGCTGATCGACAATGCCGGGTTCAAGAAGGCGCTGGAGGTCTACAAGGAGACCTCCAAGTACGGTCCGCCGGACGAGTTGAACCTGGACGTGTCCGACACCCGGGTGATGTTCGTGGCCGGGCGCTGCGCCTTGTCGATGGACTGGGGCGACATCGGCCCGATGTCGGTCGATCCCTCCATGAGCAAGGTGGTGGGCAAGGTAGGCGCCACCATCCTGCCCGGCAGCGACCAGGTGGTCGACCGTGAGACCGGCGAGTTCGTCGCCTGCGACGACCAGACCTGCCCGCATGCGATCGACGGCCTGAACCATGCGCCCTATGCGGCGTTCGGCGGCTGGGGCGGCGGCATCAACACCAACGCCGATCCCAAGGTGAAGGACGCTGCCTATGCGTTCTTTTCCTACCTGACGCAGCCGGAGCAGTCGAACGAGGACGTGAAGAAGGGCCAGACCGGCTTCAATCCGTACCGGATGTCGCAGCTCGACGAGGTCGACGCCTGGGCCGAGATGGGCATGGGCAAGGAGAACGCCGAAAGCTATCTCGGCGCGATCAAGACCAGCCTGAACAGCCCGAACATGATCCTGGACCTGCGCATCCCGCAGAACCAGCGTTACCAGCAGGTCGTGCTCGACACCGCCGTTGCCCGCTACCTCGCCGGCGAGCTGGATGTCGACCAGGCTGTGGAAGCGATCGTGGAAGGCTGGAACGAGGTGAACGAGGAACTCGGCACCGAGGAGCAGCTGGAGTCCTACAAGGCCACCATCGGCGCGCAGTGA
- a CDS encoding glucose-6-phosphate isomerase family protein, with the protein MLLPAGVRIDGTSGAVTPSTGSYVKRLSELGGLYQDRAAFDALLQADDPVAYEVIDYRFKDSDLAFGTTIMAPGRVGAEYYMTRGHFHERRECGETYYTQSGEGILLLQSRDGETRTVEMKPGICAFIPPDWAHRSINTGRDKLVFVWHCATDAGHEYGEILDKGMRKLVVERDGHAVVVDNPNFAS; encoded by the coding sequence ATGTTGCTGCCTGCAGGCGTGCGGATCGACGGGACATCTGGGGCGGTCACCCCATCCACCGGCAGCTACGTGAAGCGCCTCAGCGAACTTGGCGGCCTCTATCAGGACCGGGCGGCCTTCGACGCGCTCCTCCAGGCGGATGATCCGGTCGCCTACGAGGTGATCGACTATCGCTTCAAGGACAGCGACCTCGCCTTCGGCACCACCATCATGGCGCCAGGCCGGGTCGGGGCCGAGTACTACATGACCCGCGGCCACTTCCACGAACGGCGCGAGTGCGGCGAGACCTACTACACCCAGTCCGGGGAAGGGATCCTGCTCCTGCAGTCCCGCGACGGCGAGACCCGCACCGTGGAGATGAAGCCCGGCATCTGCGCGTTCATCCCGCCCGACTGGGCGCACCGGTCCATCAATACCGGACGCGACAAGCTGGTGTTCGTTTGGCACTGTGCCACCGATGCCGGCCACGAGTATGGCGAGATCCTGGACAAGGGCATGCGCAAGCTCGTGGTGGAGCGGGACGGCCACGCGGTGGTGGTGGACAACCCGAATTTCGCATCCTGA
- a CDS encoding cytochrome c translates to MAVRNRLLASVTCLMLVSPAAWGQDKDEAALVAKGEYLARAADCMPCHTAPGAKPFSGGLGMSTPFGTLFSVNITPDKETGIGAWTFDQFKAALHDGVRADGAYLYPAMPFDAYTKITDEDLQALWAYFRSLPPVKAENKANQLEFPFSIRLGMLAWRELFFTPQTFTPTAGKSEAWNRGAYLVEALGHCSDCHTPRNLMGAVKGKEHFIGAEIDGFYAPQISAAALADNWTSAELKTFLKTGTGENKTSVFGPMADVVEHSLSHLTDADLDAMVTYLLDSPPPQDVPTPQKQSPLPADVYQSASKLYIDQCATCHQPHGTGIAGSVPPLKGNPAVTATEPYNVLAVVLDGLPSSGKYDAMPSFAGRLSDRQVADLANYVRTSWGNDGAANATAKMAGVWRSTTSVPDVGTESAAAFQCPQVGGAPGGTGPDAQAVQAVAEMVKGGNRNVHDLVDAYQAQASGADPAEIVNAVISAYCPAVAADDTPAYMKQAELERVARQAAADVSPATAAAPLPDVDLTWAVQVGHSVLAREAKEGTTTLACPPDNGKLVPAGLVASATAIFGKPALPVTGKARQEYVDQLLAKEPKASEADIANALIMAHCARLVADQGVSEAERRTWQETFGQEVIQGLQMRTARAN, encoded by the coding sequence ATGGCTGTCCGCAACCGGCTGCTCGCGTCTGTCACCTGCCTCATGCTCGTCAGCCCCGCCGCCTGGGGGCAGGACAAGGACGAGGCGGCGCTCGTGGCGAAGGGCGAATACCTTGCCCGCGCCGCGGACTGCATGCCATGCCATACCGCCCCGGGCGCCAAGCCATTCTCCGGTGGGCTCGGCATGAGCACGCCGTTCGGCACCCTCTTTTCGGTCAACATCACGCCCGACAAGGAGACCGGGATCGGGGCGTGGACGTTCGACCAGTTCAAGGCCGCCCTTCATGACGGCGTGCGCGCCGACGGCGCGTATCTCTACCCGGCCATGCCGTTCGACGCCTACACCAAGATCACGGACGAGGACCTGCAGGCGCTCTGGGCCTACTTCCGCAGCCTCCCGCCGGTGAAGGCCGAGAACAAGGCCAACCAGCTCGAGTTCCCGTTCAGCATCCGGCTGGGCATGCTCGCCTGGCGCGAGCTGTTCTTCACGCCGCAGACCTTCACGCCGACCGCAGGCAAGAGCGAGGCATGGAACCGGGGCGCCTACCTGGTGGAGGCGCTGGGCCACTGCTCGGACTGCCACACCCCGCGCAACCTGATGGGCGCCGTCAAGGGCAAGGAGCATTTCATCGGCGCGGAGATCGACGGCTTCTACGCGCCGCAGATCTCCGCCGCCGCCCTTGCCGACAATTGGACCAGCGCCGAGCTGAAGACGTTCCTCAAGACCGGGACCGGCGAAAACAAGACCAGCGTGTTCGGACCCATGGCCGACGTGGTCGAGCACAGCCTCAGTCACCTGACCGACGCCGATCTCGACGCCATGGTCACCTACCTGCTGGACAGCCCGCCACCGCAGGACGTGCCCACCCCGCAAAAGCAGTCGCCGCTGCCGGCCGACGTCTATCAAAGCGCTTCCAAGCTCTATATCGACCAGTGCGCCACCTGCCACCAGCCGCACGGGACCGGCATCGCCGGCTCGGTTCCGCCCTTGAAGGGCAATCCCGCGGTGACGGCCACGGAGCCCTACAACGTGCTGGCGGTGGTGCTGGACGGGCTGCCGTCCAGCGGCAAGTACGACGCGATGCCCTCCTTCGCCGGCCGGCTCTCCGACCGACAGGTCGCCGATCTGGCCAACTATGTCCGCACCAGCTGGGGCAACGACGGCGCGGCCAACGCCACCGCCAAGATGGCGGGTGTGTGGCGCAGCACCACCAGCGTCCCCGATGTCGGCACGGAAAGCGCCGCGGCCTTCCAGTGTCCGCAGGTAGGCGGCGCGCCGGGCGGCACCGGTCCGGACGCCCAGGCGGTCCAGGCCGTCGCCGAGATGGTCAAGGGCGGGAACCGCAACGTCCACGATCTGGTCGACGCGTACCAGGCGCAGGCCTCCGGCGCCGATCCGGCCGAGATCGTCAACGCCGTGATCTCCGCCTACTGCCCGGCCGTCGCAGCCGATGACACGCCTGCCTACATGAAGCAGGCAGAGCTGGAGCGGGTCGCAAGGCAGGCTGCGGCCGATGTCTCCCCGGCGACGGCGGCCGCGCCGCTTCCTGACGTCGACCTGACCTGGGCTGTCCAGGTCGGCCACAGCGTCCTCGCCCGCGAGGCGAAGGAAGGAACCACGACGCTTGCCTGCCCACCCGACAACGGCAAGCTGGTTCCGGCCGGTCTGGTCGCCAGCGCGACCGCGATCTTCGGCAAGCCGGCCCTTCCGGTGACGGGCAAGGCCCGCCAGGAATATGTCGATCAGCTGCTGGCCAAGGAGCCGAAGGCATCAGAGGCCGACATCGCCAATGCCCTGATCATGGCCCATTGCGCGAGGCTGGTGGCCGACCAGGGCGTCAGCGAGGCCGAGCGGCGCACCTGGCAGGAAACGTTTGGCCAGGAGGTCATCCAGGGGCTGCAGATGCGTACAGCCCGGGCGAACTGA
- a CDS encoding protein-disulfide reductase DsbD family protein has protein sequence MKDAPARQIGRVALAAAVVGLLGAGPAAAVESAAVSSPQTTVSLISEAAAIAPGEPFRLGLRQVIAPGWHTYWSNPGDAGAPPELAFDLPKNASASDLSFPAPERIPYGPLVNFGYEGEVVLPLTVTPPADLQPGQRFEIRADGYWLVCADICIPEEDSFHLDLPVEAAARPAPDTAALFTAAEAALPRSSPWQATAGFEGDAGVLQLSGEMLTPGSVTEAFFFPAASGVLDHAAPQELHLAPGTLSLSLTRAKGELPPRLDGVIAVTDAAGSRSSYVVSSELGAVPVVASTPALPLWQAAAFAVLGGLLLNLMPCVFPILAMKAVGIAALSGARNGVVRGHAASYTAGVLVSFLALGGLLLLLKAAGAVAGWGFQFTSPVFVAAMAWLMLAVGLNLSGVYAMGRPVTAGGKLADRSGHLGSFATGALAVLVATPCTAPFMAAAIGAAFAMPPAATLAVFAAMGLGMAAPYALLAFAPGLARLLPRPGLWMERLKQVLAFPMYGAAIWLAWVLTVQAGADGVLLVLAGALLIAFAAWALGVAQGAAPRGRIVGQCTAGVATAIALALLPQLGSSAVGPALAETGAPGTERWSEARVAALQAEGRPVFVNFTAAWCITCKVNEGVALETAATRAAFEAAGVVTLEGDWTSGDPVISAFLERHGREGVPLYLLYPAGGGAPTVLPQILTQSIVLQALEPAAARTTTARAMSAQG, from the coding sequence GTGAAGGATGCGCCCGCCAGGCAGATCGGCCGCGTGGCCCTGGCAGCCGCTGTGGTCGGGCTGCTCGGCGCCGGCCCCGCCGCTGCCGTGGAGAGCGCGGCGGTCAGCTCGCCGCAGACCACGGTCAGCCTGATCAGCGAGGCGGCGGCGATCGCGCCGGGCGAGCCGTTCCGCCTGGGCCTTCGCCAGGTCATCGCACCCGGCTGGCACACCTACTGGTCCAATCCCGGCGACGCGGGCGCGCCACCGGAACTGGCCTTCGACCTCCCCAAGAACGCATCCGCCAGCGACCTGTCCTTTCCGGCGCCCGAGCGGATCCCCTACGGCCCGCTGGTCAATTTCGGCTACGAGGGCGAGGTCGTCCTGCCCCTGACCGTCACCCCGCCGGCCGACCTGCAGCCGGGCCAGCGCTTCGAGATCCGGGCCGACGGCTACTGGCTGGTCTGCGCGGACATCTGCATCCCCGAGGAGGACAGTTTCCACCTGGACCTGCCGGTCGAGGCCGCCGCCCGTCCCGCCCCGGACACCGCGGCGCTGTTCACCGCCGCCGAGGCGGCCCTGCCCCGCTCCTCCCCCTGGCAGGCCACGGCGGGGTTCGAGGGCGATGCCGGCGTCCTGCAGCTTTCCGGCGAGATGCTCACGCCCGGCTCGGTCACCGAGGCCTTCTTCTTCCCGGCGGCATCGGGCGTTCTCGACCATGCGGCGCCGCAGGAACTCCACCTGGCGCCGGGCACGCTCAGCCTGTCCCTCACCCGCGCCAAGGGCGAGCTGCCGCCGCGGCTGGACGGCGTGATCGCGGTGACCGACGCGGCCGGCAGCCGCAGCAGCTATGTCGTGAGCAGCGAGCTTGGCGCGGTCCCCGTGGTGGCCAGCACACCGGCCCTGCCGCTGTGGCAGGCAGCCGCCTTCGCGGTGCTGGGCGGGCTGTTGCTCAACCTGATGCCCTGCGTGTTTCCGATCCTCGCCATGAAGGCGGTGGGGATCGCCGCGCTTTCCGGAGCGCGCAACGGCGTGGTGCGCGGCCATGCCGCCTCCTATACGGCAGGCGTCCTCGTCTCGTTCCTGGCGCTGGGCGGCCTGCTTCTCCTGCTCAAGGCCGCAGGGGCGGTGGCCGGCTGGGGCTTCCAGTTCACCTCGCCCGTGTTCGTCGCCGCGATGGCCTGGCTGATGCTGGCGGTCGGGCTGAACCTTTCGGGGGTCTACGCCATGGGCCGGCCGGTCACCGCCGGCGGCAAGCTCGCCGACCGGAGCGGCCATCTCGGCAGCTTCGCCACCGGCGCGCTGGCCGTGCTGGTGGCGACCCCCTGCACCGCGCCGTTCATGGCCGCCGCGATCGGCGCGGCCTTCGCGATGCCGCCGGCAGCGACGCTGGCAGTGTTCGCGGCGATGGGCCTGGGCATGGCCGCGCCCTATGCGCTCCTGGCCTTCGCTCCGGGGCTGGCCCGGCTGCTGCCCCGTCCGGGCCTGTGGATGGAGCGCCTGAAGCAGGTCCTGGCCTTCCCGATGTACGGCGCCGCCATCTGGCTGGCCTGGGTGCTGACCGTGCAGGCCGGGGCGGACGGGGTCCTGCTGGTCCTGGCCGGCGCCCTGCTGATCGCCTTCGCCGCCTGGGCGCTGGGGGTCGCCCAGGGGGCGGCGCCGCGCGGGCGGATCGTCGGCCAATGCACCGCCGGCGTCGCCACTGCGATCGCCCTGGCGCTCCTGCCGCAGCTCGGCTCGTCCGCGGTCGGGCCCGCCCTTGCTGAGACCGGTGCGCCCGGGACCGAGCGATGGAGCGAGGCGCGGGTCGCAGCGCTCCAGGCCGAGGGACGGCCGGTCTTCGTCAACTTCACCGCGGCCTGGTGCATCACCTGCAAGGTCAACGAGGGGGTCGCACTGGAGACGGCCGCGACCCGGGCGGCGTTCGAAGCGGCCGGCGTCGTCACCCTGGAGGGTGACTGGACCAGCGGCGATCCGGTGATTTCCGCGTTCCTGGAGCGTCACGGGCGGGAAGGCGTGCCGCTCTACCTGCTCTATCCGGCCGGCGGCGGCGCGCCCACCGTCCTCCCGCAGATCCTGACCCAGTCGATCGTGCTCCAGGCGCTGGAGCCGGCCGCCGCCCGCACCACCACCGCGCGGGCAATGTCCGCGCAGGGTTGA
- a CDS encoding sugar phosphate isomerase/epimerase family protein: MTDQPARFRSGCQTFTWEMLGERWTGNADDLLRAIAEAGYEGIEITDTMIGHYAGRADAFRTALAAHGLTLVAFACGSSSGFTEEAAITTDLAMIDRALLFASAFPGAHLSLGSATVVSPGARAAKFETAARIYDEAGRHGRALGVPVAFHPSSHHNTLLFDRADYDRIMELTDPDLVGWVPDTGHIIRGGQDVAETMERHRARIRYVHLKDVDEAGQWQMLGAGACDVGRVLEVAARAPGFNGWLVLEEESDQAAQDPAAAVQVNRATLRSFGV; the protein is encoded by the coding sequence ATGACCGACCAGCCAGCGAGATTCCGGAGCGGCTGCCAGACCTTCACCTGGGAGATGCTGGGCGAGCGGTGGACCGGCAACGCCGATGACCTGCTCCGCGCGATCGCAGAGGCCGGCTACGAGGGCATCGAGATCACCGACACCATGATCGGGCATTATGCCGGGCGCGCCGACGCCTTCCGGACGGCGCTGGCCGCGCACGGCCTCACCCTGGTCGCGTTCGCCTGCGGCAGTTCCAGCGGGTTCACCGAGGAGGCGGCGATCACGACCGACCTCGCCATGATCGACCGCGCCCTCCTGTTTGCCTCGGCCTTCCCCGGCGCCCACCTGTCGCTGGGCAGCGCCACGGTGGTGTCGCCCGGCGCGCGTGCCGCCAAGTTCGAGACCGCCGCCCGCATCTACGACGAGGCCGGCCGGCACGGCCGCGCCTTGGGCGTGCCGGTCGCCTTCCATCCCAGTTCGCACCACAACACGCTGCTGTTCGACCGGGCCGACTACGACCGGATCATGGAACTGACCGACCCGGATCTGGTCGGCTGGGTCCCCGACACCGGTCACATCATCCGCGGCGGTCAGGACGTCGCCGAAACCATGGAGCGCCACCGAGCACGAATCCGCTACGTCCACCTCAAGGACGTCGACGAAGCGGGGCAGTGGCAGATGCTGGGTGCTGGCGCCTGCGATGTCGGCCGGGTGCTGGAGGTCGCGGCCCGCGCGCCCGGCTTCAACGGCTGGCTGGTCCTGGAGGAGGAGTCGGATCAGGCCGCGCAAGACCCGGCTGCCGCGGTCCAGGTCAACCGCGCGACTCTGCGCAGCTTCGGCGTGTGA
- a CDS encoding sugar ABC transporter substrate-binding protein, protein MSTSVSALALGTALVAGILSLPAAAADNTRVAAVIKGLDNPFFQYMRQGIDERAQELGAEVNVQAAAGMGDSTGQADRLSAVAMQDYGCYLVNPISVSNLVQALVPVAQKGAPIVNIDSVVDPAQAEAAGFQVDTYIGTDNVEAGQMAGEEMLRLLPDGGKVALIAGVVGDVGSNARIKGFQEAVEGKLEVVQMVSADWDREKALTATDTILRAHPDLAGIFAANDIMALGAQRAVMSAGSDAKVIGLDGITDALQSVADGQLAATVSQYPYVVGAMGLEACLAAAAGNDLPDNVNAPVQLITPDNAETALKNFPRPAGDYPDPFRDMLQQ, encoded by the coding sequence ATGAGCACGTCCGTATCTGCGCTCGCGCTTGGCACCGCGCTGGTCGCCGGCATCCTGTCCCTGCCGGCCGCCGCCGCCGACAACACCCGGGTCGCCGCGGTGATCAAGGGCCTGGACAACCCGTTCTTCCAGTACATGCGCCAGGGCATCGACGAGCGGGCCCAGGAGCTGGGGGCGGAGGTCAATGTCCAGGCGGCTGCCGGCATGGGCGATTCCACCGGCCAGGCCGACCGGTTGTCCGCCGTGGCAATGCAGGACTATGGCTGCTACTTGGTCAACCCGATCAGCGTCAGCAACCTGGTCCAGGCCCTGGTGCCGGTGGCGCAGAAGGGCGCGCCGATCGTCAACATCGACAGCGTGGTCGATCCCGCCCAGGCCGAGGCCGCCGGCTTCCAGGTCGACACCTATATCGGCACCGACAATGTCGAGGCCGGCCAGATGGCAGGCGAGGAAATGCTCCGGCTGCTGCCCGACGGCGGCAAGGTCGCGCTGATCGCCGGGGTGGTCGGCGACGTCGGCAGCAATGCCCGGATCAAGGGCTTCCAGGAGGCGGTCGAGGGCAAGCTCGAGGTGGTCCAGATGGTCAGCGCCGACTGGGACCGCGAGAAGGCGCTGACCGCCACCGACACGATCCTGCGCGCCCATCCGGACCTGGCCGGCATCTTCGCCGCCAACGACATCATGGCGCTGGGCGCCCAGCGCGCGGTGATGAGCGCCGGCTCGGACGCCAAGGTGATCGGCCTGGACGGCATCACCGACGCGCTCCAGTCGGTGGCCGACGGCCAGCTCGCCGCGACCGTCTCGCAATATCCCTACGTGGTGGGGGCCATGGGCCTGGAAGCCTGCCTGGCCGCCGCGGCCGGCAACGACCTGCCCGACAACGTCAACGCCCCGGTGCAGCTCATCACCCCGGACAATGCCGAGACCGCGCTGAAGAACTTCCCGCGGCCGGCCGGCGACTACCCGGATCCGTTTCGGGACATGCTGCAGCAGTGA